A single Anaerolineales bacterium DNA region contains:
- a CDS encoding thiolase family protein, translating to MSREAYIVSAARTAVGRAKRGALATTRPEDMAKAVVEAAWARAGDHDRALVDDIVLGCAFPEGSQGLNLARSVGLLAGFPSSVPAMTVNRFCASGLQAIAQSCERILAGGADVIIAGGVESMSLVPMTGFRISPHPGLVVDMPEAYVSMGQTAENVADKYGVTRQDMDAFALESHARAAAAQSGGAFEEQIVPIGVRIVSPEGVQQSEFKVDELVRSDTTLQALAALKPAFAPHGRGTAGNSSPLSDGAAAVVVMSGEAVKRMGCQPRLRFVGYAVAGVPPELMGIGPVEAVPRALKRAGMRLKDIDLIELNEAFASQSLAVIRQLELDPARLNVNGGAIALGHPLGCTGAKLTTQLAYEGRRRRAKYGMVTMCIGGGMGAAGIFEHLN from the coding sequence ATGAGCCGGGAAGCATACATCGTTTCCGCCGCGCGCACGGCGGTCGGCCGGGCAAAGCGCGGTGCGCTGGCTACCACTCGGCCGGAGGACATGGCCAAGGCCGTCGTCGAGGCCGCTTGGGCCAGGGCAGGTGACCACGACCGGGCCCTGGTCGACGACATCGTCCTTGGGTGCGCCTTTCCCGAGGGCAGCCAGGGATTGAACCTGGCCCGATCGGTCGGCCTGCTGGCGGGCTTCCCCAGCTCGGTTCCGGCCATGACCGTCAACCGCTTCTGTGCTTCCGGGCTGCAGGCGATCGCCCAGTCGTGCGAGCGTATCTTGGCCGGAGGGGCGGACGTGATCATCGCCGGCGGGGTCGAGAGCATGAGCCTGGTCCCGATGACCGGGTTCCGCATCAGCCCGCATCCGGGGCTGGTCGTTGACATGCCGGAGGCGTACGTCAGCATGGGGCAGACGGCGGAGAATGTGGCCGACAAGTACGGTGTGACTCGCCAGGACATGGATGCCTTCGCCCTGGAAAGCCACGCCCGGGCAGCGGCCGCCCAGAGCGGGGGCGCATTTGAAGAGCAGATTGTTCCCATCGGGGTGCGCATCGTTTCGCCCGAGGGTGTGCAGCAGTCGGAGTTCAAGGTCGATGAGCTTGTGCGCTCCGACACCACCCTGCAGGCCCTGGCCGCATTGAAACCGGCCTTCGCGCCCCACGGCCGGGGGACGGCCGGCAACTCCTCACCCTTGTCGGATGGCGCGGCAGCGGTTGTCGTGATGAGCGGCGAGGCCGTGAAGCGAATGGGCTGCCAACCGCGGCTGCGATTTGTTGGCTACGCTGTCGCGGGGGTCCCGCCGGAGTTGATGGGCATCGGCCCGGTGGAGGCGGTGCCGCGGGCGTTGAAGCGGGCCGGCATGCGGTTGAAGGACATCGACCTGATCGAACTGAACGAAGCCTTCGCTTCGCAGAGCCTGGCTGTGATCCGCCAGCTCGAGCTGGATCCAGCCCGGCTGAACGTGAACGGGGGGGCGATCGCCCTCGGGCATCCCCTGGGCTGCACCGGCGCCAAGCTGACCACCCAGT